In Carya illinoinensis cultivar Pawnee chromosome 9, C.illinoinensisPawnee_v1, whole genome shotgun sequence, the following are encoded in one genomic region:
- the LOC122275199 gene encoding AT-hook motif nuclear-localized protein 1-like, whose amino-acid sequence MEEKESTVSGPLGNSDTDSPPAPLSNVAPLVNMAVDTSLGITTAPNTATTTITATSMTPGSAEFLGKKKRGRPRKYDADGNLSLSYTVPPSPGFAFSPSSPTSPSLFSSKRGRGRPAGSGNWQLLASLGDLFANTAGGDFTPHVVTVNTGEDVAGKILSFAQKGPRGICILSANGAVSNVTIRQPGSSGGILTYEGRFEILSLSGSFTVTDNGGTRGRTGGLSVSLAGPDGRVIGGGIAGLLMAAGPIQMVVGSFMPNGYKTHKRKHHREQTMMSPVSSCDPDMVTDALPLSQLPKPEDQTMCAPTQLQGQNKAKADNYRSDDKLKNPNGTPDSAGWNRSEPTSEQGPSPDINVSASGE is encoded by the exons ATGGAAGAGAAGGAGAGCACGGTTTCTGGGCCACTCGGCAACTCGGACACCGATTCACCCCCAGCTCCGTTGAGCAACGTGGCGCCACTGGTGAACATGGCCGTAGACACGAGCCTTGGCATAACGACAGCCCCGAACACCGCGACAACCACGATTACAGCAACTAGTATGACACCGGGGAGCGCTGAGTTTCttgggaaaaagaagagagggaGGCCAAGAAAGTACGACGCAGATGGGAACCTTAGTCTGTCGTACACAGTGCCACCATCGCCAGGGTTTGCCTTTTCGCCTTCTTCTCCCACTTCTCCTTCTCTGTTCTCTTCCAAAAGGGGACGAGGCAGGCCTGCTGGCTCTGGCAACTGGCAGCTTCTTGCTTCTTTAG GTGACTTGTTTGCGAACACGGCAGGAGGGGACTTCACACCGCACGTGGTGACTGTTAATACTGGGGAG GATGTTGCAGGAAAAATTCTTTCCTTTGCTCAAAAGGGACCTCGAGGAATATGCATTCTCTCTGCTAATGGAGCTGTTTCCAATGTTACAATTCGCCAACCTGGTTCTTCTGGTGGAATCTTGACATACGAG GGCCGCTTTGAGATATTGTCTTTGTCTGGATCATTCACAGTCACCGATAACGGTGGTACAAGAGGTCGAACTGGTGGATTAAGCGTCTCATTGGCTGGTCCTGATGGTCGCGTTATAGGTGGTGGTATTGCTGGTTTGCTAATGGCTGCTGGCCCCATCCAA ATGGTTGTTGGAAGCTTCATGCCAAACGGTTATAAGACACATAAAAGGAAGCACCATCGAGAACAAACCATGATGTCCCCAGTTTCAAGCTGTGATCCAGACATGGTGACAGATGCGTTGCCTCTTTCACAATTACCAAAACCTGAGGACCAGACCATGTGTGCCCCAACACAGTTACAGGGGCAGAACAAAGCAAAAGCAGATAACTACAGGAGTGATGATAAACTGAAGAACCCAAATGGCACACCGGATAGTGCTGGTTGGAATAGATCAGAGCCAACCTCAGAGCAGGGTCCATCTCCTGATATCAATGTCTCTGCTTCTGGGGAATAG
- the LOC122277176 gene encoding protein PSK SIMULATOR 1-like: MGGESVTESWFGSLRWISRKGGSDNDKGVIEILAFEVASLMLKVVNLWQSLGDKELHRLREEVANSIGLKKLVSDDDDYLMELALNEIVENFVFVARSVARFGKRCRDPIYHRFEQFVNDPIQNGFQWVGWEYKWKKMERKVKKMERFIASMTQLSQELEVLVELEQTLRRMQNAELNRAKVLDFQQKVIRQRHEVRNLRGMSPWNRTYDYIVRLLMRSLFTILERIKHVLGTFQVPSVEANVDSQLMNIECFPRSHSFSAIMYSSIYPSENNLGGFYSGCIERSISKPGNADKSSRKEKQRQDHHWPSTIHGNHPNLESNWFAHAGPFKGCMPGGSESPVVLSCKPTGGGSMRLSSVRMKNIDEDSKTNMKSFSCSNRVYSKLSFFNSKCRSWTAPPSSLGGAALALHYANVIILIERLASAPHLMDLDTRDDLYNRLPSTIRSALRARLKSYVKTMTSSEHNAALAAEWSLAHGHIFDWLVPLAHNMTRWHSERNFEKHYDFSKTNVLLVQTLHFANQAKTEAAITELLVGLNYICRIGIEHQRKHVQEPAIRRPCYDYTFIRDDIAYNV, encoded by the coding sequence ATGGGGGGTGAGAGTGTGACTGAATCGTGGTTTGGTAGTTTGAGGTGGATTTCAAGGAAGGGTGGATCTGACAATGACAAAGGGGTGATCGAAATTTTAGCGTTTGAAGTTGCTAGCTTGATGCTAAAGGTGGTTAATTTGTGGCAAAGTTTGGGGGATAAGGAGCTTCATAGGTTGAGGGAAGAGGTTGCGAACTCAATTGGGCTTAAGAAACTCGtttctgatgatgatgattactTGATGGAACTTGCCTTGAATGAGATAGTTGAGAATTTCGTATTCGTGGCAAGGTCTGTGGCCAGGTTTGGGAAGAGGTGCAGAGATCCCATTTATCACCGTTTTGAGCAATTTGTTAATGACCCTATTCAGAATGGATTTCAATGGGTTGGTTGGGAATACAAATGgaagaaaatggagagaaaagtgaagaagatggagAGATTCATTGCCTCTATGACACAATTGTCACAAGAACTGGAAGTACTGGTGGAGCTCGAACAAACTCTTAGGAGAATGCAGAATGCTGAGTTAAATCGGGCAAAGGTGCTTGATTTTCAGCAGAAGGTAATCCGTCAGCGTCACGAAGTGAGAAATCTGAGAGGGATGTCTCCATGGAATAGAACTTATGATTACATTGTCCGGCTTCTGATGCGTTCACTTTTTACGATACTAGAGAGGATAAAACATGTACTTGGAACATTTCAAGTGCCTTCTGTAGAGGCAAATGTCGATTCTCAGCTTATGAATATTGAGTGTTTTCCTCGTAGCCATTCCTTCTCTGCTATTATGTACTCTTCCATTTATCCATCCGAGAATAATCTTGGTGGGTTCTATTCAGGTTGTATTGAAAGGTCAATTTCAAAGCCAGGAAATGCTGACAAGAGCAGTAGAAAGGAAAAGCAGCGACAGGATCATCATTGGCCATCAACAATACATGGAAACCACCCGAATTTGGAAAGCAATTGGTTTGCTCATGCCGGACCTTTCAAAGGGTGCATGCCTGGTGGAAGTGAATCTCCTGTTGTACTGAGCTGCAAGCCAACTGGTGGTGGTTCTATGAGGTTGAGTAGTGTtcgtatgaaaaatattgacgAAGACAGTAAAACCAACATGAAATCTTTTTCTTGCAGCAACAGGGTCTATTCTAAATTGTCCTTCTTCAACTCTAAGTGTAGGTCATGGACTGCACCTCCATCTAGTCTTGGCGGTGCCGCTTTAGCTCTTCATTATGCCAATGTGATTATATTGATTGAGAGACTAGCTTCGGCACCTCACTTAATGGACCTTGACACAAGAGATGACCTGTACAACAGGTTACCCTCAACCATAAGAAGTGCTCTGAGGGCTAGGCTAAAATCGTATGTCAAAACCATGACTTCATCTGAGCACAATGCTGCCCTAGCAGCAGAGTGGAGTCTCGCCCATGGGCATATATTTGATTGGCTGGTTCCACTTGCTCATAACATGACAAGGTGGCATTCTGAGCGGAATTTTGAGAAGCATTATGACTTTTCTAAAACAAACGTGCTACTTGTCCAAACACTTCACTTTGCAAATCAAGCGAAAACTGAAGCTGCAATTACCGAGCTTCTTGTAGGTCTGAACTATATATGTAGGATTGGCATCGAACATCAGAGGAAACATGTGCAGGAGCCTGCTATCAGGAGACCTTGTTATGATTATACGTTCATAAGGGATGACATTGCTTACAATGTTTAA